The Pirellulales bacterium sequence GAGGCGGGCAAATGGAAGCTAAAGTCGGCGCCCCTGCCGTGAGTGGTTTTCGCGTACCGGCTCGTCTAGCAGTGTCTTTCCGCAGCTCTGCATTGCTGGACAAGCCAACAGCGGCACCCAGCGAGGCCTAGGGCTTCGCTTCCGAATCCGCCAACGCGTCGCAGGCGGCCAGCGCCATCAATGCGAACGATGTCCCGGCATTCGAAATATAGTGGGCCCGGTCGCAGAACAGCGAGCGGGTAAACCAGCGGCCGCTCTTGCGCTGATGCGCTTTCAACCATTCAACACCGCGGACCAGCCGTGGGTCGGTGGCCGGAATGCCTGACCGGCGAGCGACGAAAACGACAAAGCCGGTGCCATATCCGTCGCTGGACACTGTGTCTTGTGGTGATTTGTCACGGCGTTCCCATGTTCCCAGTTGGGCGATACCCCAACCGCCATCCTCATGCTGCAGGCTGAGCAGTTCGTCGACGCACTCTTTTCGTTGCGAGTCGTCCATGAACTCAGGCAGATACGTCGCGGCCCAAAGCAAAAACGCGCGATGATGCAGCGACGGCGGCGGATTGGCCGCGAAATAGTCGTGCAGCTTTTTGATGCCGGCCTGCGCGGCGGGGGTGCTGGCGTAGCCGTCGGGCGCAATTCCAACGCCGATGGCGGCCATCGTGGCGCCGAAATAGTCGTCGTCTTCGTAGGGAGGCCAGTGGCAGACCTTATACCAGTCGAAGCCGCCGTCTTCGCGCTGTACGGTCCAGACACGATCGAGCGCTTCCTTGGTGAGCGGGTGGAGCTTGCCGGTGGTTTGCGCGTCATTTCCGGCGAGCGTGGCCGCGGTCATGACCACTTCGGCGTCCCAGCGAGGTCCCTTCGCCGGCCAACGATCCGAGACCAGCTTCTCGGCGTAATTGCGCACCGTGCTATGGGCGATCACGTCGCTGGAGACGGCAGGCCGCGAAAGTAGATACAAATAATTCGTGTGGCAGGTCATGCAGCCGAAAGTCTTTTGCCAGCCGACCGCCGCTACATCGAGATAACGCGCTGCCTTGGCCGCGGAAAATTCTTCGGCCAGCGGCTCGGCGGGGTCGTTCTTGCCGGGGTTGCCGACGTTTTCGAGCGTCACCGGCTCGTCGGAGTCTTCTGCGTAGGCTGACGAAGCGCCGCACGACGCTAGGGCGATCGCGACGACCACGGCAAGCCGAATGCTCGGCGCCAAGGATCGCCAAGCAACAACACGGTGCCAGAAATTGTGACGCATCGACATGCTCCCAAGGCAGTTAAGAATCAGTCGTCGCCGGTTATCCTAAACCGTCGTTCGTGCGATTGCCATGCGCGGCTTACCAATTCGGAAAGGACTTGCAACCCGTCCAGCGTAGTTCTTACAGCTTGCGCAGGCACGGATGTGGAATCGACAATTGCTGGGCTACACGAGTTGTGCGAGTATAAGAGGAGGGCAGCACATATCTTTGCGATGCGTCGGCAAGCCTAGGGCCTGGGCTTCATCCATGAGTCGCAGCCATAAAAAAAGCACGTTGCGTTTCTTTACCAGTGGGTTATGGCTTGTCGTTTTGGCGTCATCGGCATCCTGCACGCAATCGCCTGCACCGGTGCCGGCAGAGAACGCCGTTGCTAAATCCGAAGCCGATGTACAGCCAATTCATCTCATACCTGCCGAAGGTGAGGAGGAAAATGTTCCGACCGGGTTCGAGGCGCTGACATCTTATATAGAGGAAGGAAAGTCCGACAGCATTATCACCGTCTTAAATGCGGATCCGACTTGGATCAATTTTCGGGACCACGATGATTTCACGCTATTGCACTACGCCACTCAATACGGCAAGGTCGAGGTAGTCGAGTGGCTGCTTAATCATGGAGCGGATGTCAATGCAGTTGGTATCAACCATCTCGCGCCTTTGCACT is a genomic window containing:
- a CDS encoding prenyltransferase/squalene oxidase repeat-containing protein, whose amino-acid sequence is MRHNFWHRVVAWRSLAPSIRLAVVVAIALASCGASSAYAEDSDEPVTLENVGNPGKNDPAEPLAEEFSAAKAARYLDVAAVGWQKTFGCMTCHTNYLYLLSRPAVSSDVIAHSTVRNYAEKLVSDRWPAKGPRWDAEVVMTAATLAGNDAQTTGKLHPLTKEALDRVWTVQREDGGFDWYKVCHWPPYEDDDYFGATMAAIGVGIAPDGYASTPAAQAGIKKLHDYFAANPPPSLHHRAFLLWAATYLPEFMDDSQRKECVDELLSLQHEDGGWGIAQLGTWERRDKSPQDTVSSDGYGTGFVVFVARRSGIPATDPRLVRGVEWLKAHQRKSGRWFTRSLFCDRAHYISNAGTSFALMALAACDALADSEAKP